CGCCACCTCGTTGTCGCGGATGGCCAGCAGCGCCAGCCCCTGCTTGCTGCGCAGGAAGAGGTACACCAGCAGGAGGCTGGCCACCACGCAGGCCAGCGCCATCCAGAAGGTGACCCCCTCGCGGGTGGCCTTGTCGATGCCGCGCAGCGCCGTCAGGCTGGTGCCCGAGCCGCCGCCCAGCGCGCTCAGGTTGGCGAAGGACAGCCGCAGCACGTCGGCGATGACCCAGGTGCCGATGGCGAAGTAGCCGCCCTGCAGCCGGAAGGCCAGCGTGGACAGCGGCACCGCCGCCATGGCCGCGGCCAGCGCCGCCAGCGGGATGGCGACGAAGGGGTTCACCCCGCCCAGGTTGCCCATCGCCACCATGGCGTAGCCGCCGAGGCCGAAGAAGGCCTGCTGGCCGATGGACACCATGCCGCCGTAGCCGGCCAGCAGGTTCCACATCATCGCGAAGATGAAGTAGCAGGCGATCTCGACGAAGTCGCGCATCCAGCTCGACTCGGCCCACCACGGCATGCTGGCCGCCAGCAGCACCAGCGCCAGGCCGACGGCCAGCGTCGCACGGCTGGCCGTGCTGTGCCTCACCACCTCAAAGCCAGCGTTCACACCCGTCCCTCTTTCCAAGCAGAACACCGCGGATCCGGCTTTGCCGGGCC
The sequence above is a segment of the Aquabacterium sp. J223 genome. Coding sequences within it:
- a CDS encoding branched-chain amino acid ABC transporter permease; the encoded protein is MNAGFEVVRHSTASRATLAVGLALVLLAASMPWWAESSWMRDFVEIACYFIFAMMWNLLAGYGGMVSIGQQAFFGLGGYAMVAMGNLGGVNPFVAIPLAALAAAMAAVPLSTLAFRLQGGYFAIGTWVIADVLRLSFANLSALGGGSGTSLTALRGIDKATREGVTFWMALACVVASLLLVYLFLRSKQGLALLAIRDNEVAAESQGIAVRRMKLAVYVVAAFGAGLAGALYFVGNLRISPDAAFSVNWTAFAIFMVVIGGIGRIEGPLVGAVIFFLLNKLFSDYGTWYLLGLGLLAIVVTIRFRQGLWGWAQQRWGWSLFPTGRRLVRR